One stretch of Schlesneria sp. DSM 10557 DNA includes these proteins:
- a CDS encoding response regulator transcription factor, producing the protein MRVLVVEDEPDVIRAVAMYLRESGYSVDTAENGEDGLFKAVTWDYDAIVLDVMLPQRDGWSVLAELRRQGKSTPVLMLTARDAVKDRVRGLDTGADDYLIKPFELSELAARVRALIRRSAGMAQPLIEIGNVSIDTTARTVSVDGNGVALTAKEYCLLEFLAIHRGELVTRTKIYDHLFDEYDASLSNLVDVYVSNIRRKVGRDLITTRRGMGYIIEG; encoded by the coding sequence ATGCGAGTGCTTGTGGTCGAAGACGAACCGGATGTCATTCGTGCAGTGGCGATGTACCTGCGCGAGTCGGGCTATTCCGTTGATACGGCCGAAAATGGCGAAGACGGCCTCTTCAAGGCCGTTACCTGGGACTATGACGCGATTGTGCTGGATGTCATGTTGCCTCAGCGGGACGGTTGGTCTGTCCTGGCGGAACTTCGCCGCCAGGGTAAATCAACGCCGGTACTGATGCTGACGGCACGCGACGCCGTGAAGGATCGTGTTCGGGGCCTGGATACGGGTGCCGACGATTATCTGATTAAACCGTTTGAACTGTCAGAGCTCGCTGCTCGGGTCCGTGCCCTGATTCGTCGGTCGGCCGGAATGGCCCAACCGCTGATCGAGATCGGCAACGTCTCAATCGATACAACTGCGCGCACGGTCTCCGTCGACGGGAATGGGGTTGCCCTGACGGCAAAAGAGTATTGCCTGCTGGAATTTCTGGCGATCCATCGAGGCGAACTGGTGACCAGAACAAAGATCTATGACCACCTGTTCGACGAGTACGACGCGTCGCTGTCGAACCTGGTCGACGTCTATGTCTCCAACATTCGCCGCAAGGTGGGACGGGATCTGATTACGACTCGCCGCGGGATGGGTTACATCATTGAAGGCTAA